Proteins from one Clostridia bacterium genomic window:
- a CDS encoding alpha/beta hydrolase, with amino-acid sequence MMGTIKMMIKLMKSTDEKRFAVINAAEGVAVTPNVPYIDDGNPLHTLTVYRAEDAVGPQPVMVEVHGGSWVYGDSQLNRYSNHWVAKRGFTVFSLGYRICPEVNYAGGLEDIFQAFQWVYEHGAEYGGDMNNVYLCGDSSGGHLSSLAVECMADADKAEAFGGLKTDLRFNAVNFSCGAFYLRDMCEIPCARAYFGKIIGKGWKKSKYYDLANFDLKPGLEVPPMLFSSCYKDFLRKYVLKAYEAVKAAGYTCKLIYRDAKTENELEHVYNVHWPDWPESEETNQGMLDWFLQYKK; translated from the coding sequence ATGATGGGTACTATCAAAATGATGATTAAGTTGATGAAATCCACCGACGAGAAGCGGTTCGCCGTTATCAACGCGGCGGAGGGCGTGGCGGTCACCCCCAACGTCCCTTATATAGACGACGGCAATCCCTTGCACACGCTCACCGTCTACCGTGCCGAGGACGCCGTCGGCCCCCAACCCGTGATGGTGGAGGTGCACGGCGGCAGTTGGGTGTACGGCGACAGCCAACTCAACCGCTATTCCAACCATTGGGTGGCCAAGCGCGGCTTCACGGTGTTTTCGCTGGGGTATAGAATTTGCCCCGAGGTCAACTACGCGGGCGGGTTGGAAGATATTTTCCAAGCCTTTCAATGGGTGTACGAGCACGGCGCCGAGTACGGCGGCGATATGAACAACGTCTACCTTTGCGGAGACAGTTCGGGCGGGCACTTGTCTTCGTTGGCCGTGGAGTGTATGGCCGACGCGGACAAAGCCGAGGCCTTCGGCGGGCTCAAAACCGACCTTCGATTCAACGCCGTCAACTTTTCCTGCGGCGCGTTCTATCTGCGCGATATGTGCGAGATCCCCTGCGCCCGTGCCTATTTCGGCAAGATTATCGGCAAGGGGTGGAAAAAGAGCAAGTATTACGACCTCGCCAACTTCGACCTGAAACCCGGTCTCGAGGTGCCGCCCATGCTGTTTTCTTCCTGCTACAAGGACTTTTTGCGCAAATACGTGCTCAAAGCCTACGAGGCGGTCAAAGCGGCGGGCTACACCTGCAAGTTGATTTACCGCGACGCCAAGACCGAGAACGAGCTCGAGCACGTCTACAACGTGCACTGGCCCGATTGGCCCGAGTCGGAAGAGACCAATCAAGGTATGCTCGACTGGTTTTTGCAGTACAAGAAGTAA
- a CDS encoding DUF1015 domain-containing protein, with translation MAIVNVPRLLVPKKEYDYRKWAVIACDQFTSQKDYWEKLDAISGDTSTLRLIFPEYYLSVSNEEQIAARIAAIHARMNDYVHSAVFDEVDDFVLVERTLPTGGVRIGLVVAIDLEEYDYRPEAAAHIRATEATVESRLPIRVRIRDGARLEFTHALLLVDDRREGVVERVYARRNDLPLLYDFELNMGGGHLRGYRVTDSEAVLSQLTAITQGKDFQFAVGDGNHSIASAKKYWEKIKAGLSPEERLTHPARYATVELINLHSDGLTFHPIHRVVTGADFEDFLREMKGAFHGEGKLNVLYKGGTYTVDCDRDATAVIEKMAAFIADYLARHPAVSVDYIHGEEHLNTVCAATDGIGVVMPCMQKSDLFPYVQAHGVLPKKAFSLGEAEEKRYYMEGKLIR, from the coding sequence ATGGCTATCGTCAACGTACCCCGCTTACTCGTACCCAAAAAGGAATACGATTATCGCAAATGGGCGGTAATCGCCTGCGACCAATTCACCTCGCAAAAGGATTATTGGGAGAAGTTGGACGCCATCTCGGGCGACACGTCCACTTTGCGGCTCATCTTTCCCGAATACTATCTGTCCGTCTCGAACGAGGAGCAGATCGCGGCGCGCATCGCGGCCATTCACGCCCGTATGAACGACTACGTTCATAGCGCGGTCTTCGACGAGGTGGACGACTTCGTGCTGGTCGAGCGTACCCTGCCTACGGGCGGCGTGCGCATAGGGCTCGTGGTGGCCATCGACCTGGAAGAATATGACTACCGCCCCGAGGCCGCGGCGCATATCCGCGCCACCGAAGCCACGGTTGAATCGCGCCTGCCCATTCGGGTGCGCATACGCGACGGCGCACGGTTGGAATTTACGCACGCTCTACTATTGGTGGACGACCGCCGAGAGGGCGTGGTCGAACGGGTGTACGCAAGGCGCAACGATCTGCCTCTCCTCTACGACTTCGAACTCAACATGGGGGGCGGACACCTTCGCGGATACCGCGTGACCGACAGCGAAGCAGTGCTGTCTCAACTGACGGCGATTACCCAAGGCAAAGACTTCCAATTCGCCGTGGGCGACGGCAATCACTCCATCGCTTCGGCCAAAAAGTACTGGGAAAAGATCAAGGCGGGGCTTTCGCCCGAAGAAAGGCTGACGCACCCCGCGAGATACGCCACCGTAGAGCTCATCAACCTGCATTCGGATGGGCTGACCTTCCACCCCATTCACCGCGTGGTGACGGGCGCGGACTTCGAGGATTTCTTGCGCGAAATGAAGGGCGCTTTCCACGGCGAAGGCAAGCTGAACGTACTGTATAAGGGGGGTACGTACACCGTCGATTGCGACCGCGACGCCACCGCCGTCATAGAAAAGATGGCGGCGTTTATTGCCGATTATCTGGCGCGGCATCCCGCCGTATCGGTGGATTATATCCACGGCGAAGAACACCTCAACACGGTATGCGCGGCGACCGACGGTATCGGCGTCGTGATGCCCTGTATGCAAAAAAGCGACCTGTTCCCCTACGTGCAAGCGCACGGCGTATTACCCAAAAAGGCCTTCAGTTTGGGCGAAGCGGAAGAAAAACGCTATTATATGGAAGGCAAACTCATCCGATAG